In one Rutidosis leptorrhynchoides isolate AG116_Rl617_1_P2 chromosome 8, CSIRO_AGI_Rlap_v1, whole genome shotgun sequence genomic region, the following are encoded:
- the LOC139863963 gene encoding uncharacterized protein: MKKKWNGKAYKNHLWSCAIATTVPEFERAMSALKEFNKYCYKFLADIPPRQWARSHFTGRAVTDILLNNMCEVLNRWLVDARDKPIMTTLEYVREYLMKRIVNVLGKCKNNDQLLTPYATKQFEVIKKEASKLTVLWSGSQQYQVNGPHGEQVAVDFGNKECACRKWEITGIPCKHVVAALYNLNANDDQVGPPDEVGAPEHWVHPVYRMDTWKNT; this comes from the exons ATGAAGAAAAAATGGAATGGAAAAGCATACAAAAATCACTTGTGGTCCTGTGCTATAGCAACTACTGTGCCAGAGTTTGAAAGAGCAATGTCAGCCCTGAAAGAGTTCAACAAGTACTGCTATAAATTTTTAGCAGATATTCCACCAAGGCAATGGGCTAGAAGCCATTTCACAG GTAGAGCAGTCACAGATATTTTGTTGAACAACATGTGTGAGGTGTTGAATAGATGGTTGGTTGATGCTAGGGATAAACCAATTATGACTACATTAGAGTATGTGAGAGAGTATTTGATGAAGAGGATAGTTAATGTGTTGGGTAAGTGCAAAAACAATGATCAACTGTTAACTCCTTATGCAACTAAACAATTTGAAGTCATTAAGAAGGAAGCAAGTAAGTTAACTGTGCTTTGGAGTGGTAGTCAGCAATACCAAGTGAATGGTCCTCATGGTGAACAAGTTGCTGTTGATTTTGGGAACAAAGAGTGTGCTTGTAGGAAGTGGGAGATTACTGGTATTCCTTGCAAACATGTTGTTGCTGCACTTTACAACTTAAATGCAAATGATGATCAAGTTGGTCCACCAGATGAAGTAGGTGCACCAGAGCATTGGGTTCACCCAGTTTATAGGATGGACACTTGGAAAAATACATAG